TGGTCTAAATAAAGTGACATCATTCTGCTCCTCCATCCTCATTGGCTGGTTTATACTGGAGAAGCTGTGGAACAAATTTGACATAGGTTCAAAGATCCCCCTTTAATCTCCTccacagaaagaaacaaattaataataataataatatgtttatattatatataaattaaaaaggtacagtccacaattttaatccaatacactttttgtcaaatttcaTTGAATTAGTCCTCCCGGTACTCTAGCTGGTGGTTGGTTGGGGTGTTTAAAAATCACtattgtgtttgtacacagtcctgactctgtaaatggaaaacaaataaagtgccatagccatacactattccagccaatcaacgtgTTGCTCTAGGATCACGAAAGGGAAGGGTGTAATGCGATTGGCTGTTGaacacaaatattaacaacctttCGCTTAATTGCGCAACGCATCTTCAAGAGATTATCTTTAACGTGAAAATGCGCTGCGGCTCACCCGATTCTTGAGTTCTTTATTCTCCTCCATCAGCATGTTGCATTTCTGCATCAGCTCTGCCAACTCCAGACGGAGCGCTTCAGTTTCGGCCGATTCCACACCGGCAGCACCAAGATGGCTCTTTATGAAACTATCAAACTGGTTAAGATTACatcatttttcaaaatgaataAGTCATACAagcagtatagtatagtaaataGTATGACATATGACAGAGGATATCAGCTCCTAAAATAATATCTTTGCCATAATGGAAGGATACTCCAACGCGTTGTTCggtttttctgtttcttcatACAGAGATATCAGCACTAAAATTAGGGATAAAAAAAGAGGCTTTGTTGCATTGAAGAAGAAATCAAAATATAAAATTGTTagatacatatttattaaaGGATCAGTGTGTTGAGTTGGAGCTGAAGTTACCATTGGTGAGCCCATCCATGACTCCGGTCTTTTCAAGGTATCTCCGAAATTGTTCACGTTTGGACTCGGATCCCTTGAAGAGAAAAACATCAGTTATACTTTTGGAAACTATGGTATTTGCTCAGGCACTTCATCTCACCATGTCCCAGTTTTACAGGCTTGCATGGTGGTCAATTTTGTTGTAGCAAGTTAACGTtcaagcaacactatgcaacttGCACATTTTTTAGTAGTTTTTCAACTACTTTTGGCGTTCTCAAATTAAGTTTAtagaatatggtcatgtgacgGACAGATAAACTCACCTGTAGTTTATACTAGCCGTCCAaactatgcactatgtagttctgtgattCGAGTATGAACACCCAGCGAAAATGTAAGGaaagccttaaaaaaaaaacagccaatgTCGCCAAAAGACGCCAGTTaggctgtggtgtttgcaagtttTTTATGTATACTTTTaagtatgtctgtctctctctctctcgttttagAGTAAAACTCTATCTATAATGCTTCTTTAAGAAGAGAACAAGGCAGCTGTGCTAGTTTAAAAAGGCCTTCTTGCTAACAATTACACGTTAAAACAAGGTGTGCTTCTAACCCATCCAACGACACTTTATGTCCAGAGGTAACAGGTCCGTTCTTTTTGGTGGTATATATCGTTATCATATTTGATAATTAGGTCATGCAAAAAATAGACGTGAGGATATGTAGCGAATATTTCCATTAATTTCTATTCATGCATTTTAAACAGTAACAAGCCGTTGCTACAGTGGTGAGTGACTTCAGCTGATATAATTTAGTAGCTAGGATAACAGCTAACCAGATAACGTTAATTCTACTGTCCACCTACGAAGTCACACCTTCGCAGATACCAATTCAGGAATTCGTTTTGTTGTACCACATGTTCAAAATTAACGAAGAGAAAGTTACTTACTCCTGTGTGTGCCATTTTGTCGAACCGAAGTCGGTATCTTTTATGGTAACCTGCTAAACTAGCAACCTCTACCAACAGCTGAAACTTCCGTCCAATGCATGCGCGATTAGGAACAGCTGGGTGTAGTTACCATTGGTTACGGCAAACAAAAACGCTCGCACCACCTACACGGAACGGACGGAGCCACACCACAGGGCTTGGATGAAGAGAAGTGATGTAAATCCTGTTCAGTGCAGAGCCGTGCAGAAACCATGATAGAAACAGTCACACCACTTCCGCTGACTTTTTACGAGTTATTTTTTATCGGTATGGTGTACAAGTTAAAACTTTCAAACCATGATCTCCATCCCTTAATGTAGGCTAAGCCTATAGCCTATGTTTTAACAAGAATGGGCGATATGGTTAGCTGTTAAGCACATTGTAGGCAAGCTGTTTCCCTCTTggatttcaattcaatttgaaattcacaatgttaattgtttttttttaggggaTTTCGGCCTAAACCAGCGACAAGAAGGAATTTTATCCATTttgtatacatacatttatggCAAATTATTTGAGTCAAACTGCTACATTTTCAGACATGACAAACGAAAACAAGCTGGTGGCTCCTTTCTGTAGGCTACAGCATTCCTGTTACCCACGAAGAGGTCCAGATAGGCCTCCAACTGCCTAGACGTAGGCTACGTGCGTCAATCATTTGTAATCATACGTGCGTCGTGCGTCAAATGATTAAGTAAAATTACAAGAAAAGTGCCAAGAAAAGTGTGTAATCTTGAATTATTGGGTTTCTGGCCACAATAGACTATACCGTTTGTTGTAGATCTTATTCTGggtgaaaatgtaaggaactataaTTTGTGGATGTTGCGGCTGTACACTGATAGTGTGTGAAGCAGTAATCTGTAATCTGTGAGGTACGTTCTGCGGTTTTGAGAgctgtctagtgaatatgaggatgagtgGGACTTTATAACAGATATATTATGGTTCTAAATTTGAGCATTTCATGAAATTGACAAGTGTACCACAAGCAACAATATGACCATTGTATAACTGTAGGCTActtggcatttatttacaaagttttgaaaaatatactgtacatgtatatatatatactgtatatacagtataatgtggaattattagttgaaggcaagaTTATGTTTGAATACAATAGAAATGTAGAGTAAATGCTACATATGGGCCTATAACTATCAACATTAATAACAGGACAGGGGcacacactatcataataatCAGTTTAAATATAGCCACAAGTAGCAATCACCGGGCTCAAAGCCGATGGTAAGAGCTGCCTCAAGTACCGAAAGCTTAAATGATTTGACTGCTTGAACTGGTGAAAGAGGACCGTTTAAATTCCGGTAAATGTTACATAAGGATTTAAAGATGAAGTGAattttgaagatagaccaaaccTTGTCAGAAGAACAGGTTAAAACGTGTTGTTGCTTGTTGTAGTAATATCTTAaggctgatttgtttgaaattgggtaaaGAGCTTCTATATGCCATGGTCAAGGCTGTCCATTCAACATTTCTCCTccacagaaagaaacaaattaataataataatatgtttatattatatataaattaaaaaggtacagtccacaattttaatccaatacactttttgtcaaatttcaTTGAATTGGTCCTCCCGGTACTCTAGCTGGTGGTTGGTTGGGGTGTTTAAAAATCACTATTGTgtgtacacagtcctgactctgtaaatggaaaacaaataaaGTGGCTCGGACccagccatacactattccagccaatcaacgtgTTCCAGCCATTCAGTGTTTGAGCTAAAGAAAAACAACTCTGATGTTCATGCACATTTCACCTTATCTGCAGATATTTCTTGAATACATAATAGACTTTTTCTCAAATGAGAATGGCACTGTAGTGTAAAAACAGAGTAGTTCCCTGAAGTACCTCTAGGTTATTCCAAGAACCTAGGGGCTCCTCCAAGAACTCAAACGTTCCCCAATGTTCTAAGAAGTGCCTGCTAGAGCTTCAAagaagatgttaaattccttgggCTATTGGTTGGCGACTTCCCACAGCAATGTCACATGCAAAtactcatagccagcaacctaaccaatataacaaccatagatacaacaacagcaacaacaacacaactgtctggagacagccgcaacacgtgACACATGTTGCACCCAGGATCTGTCAAGGGCCTCCTTTAGTGCTAAACACAATAACAGCAGGTCACATTTGCCGTCGCTCACACACCGCTTCTTGtattgctctcacagcggtggcggtgttgaattttgccatgattatggtcttgtattcttcataagcgttcatgttcatctcctgctcgccagcggagaaaaaaagagcccttttctttgagtttagaaccattatacctttagaaaataattgttttggtgatcgacctttcctgccttttgaagtaggacgtgcacgcgcaattgccctgataagtttagcctggttgaaattaaccacatgatttggatacGGATcagccgttgacgaaccgatatttgctgttctcaatcagctcgctaatgttaacaggctaaaaggacaattgattaacttagcttcaacccttgcgacgaacggggccctgagcagcaggatacaacaacaacaacaacaacaccaccaacaacaacaaagctgcctccgtgagcatttcactgggttttaaagcaggcaccttccttcatcagtgtttcgttgGATTAGGCCCATGaccctccagaaggctcaacagtggtgtctggcgtcccggacccacccccctccatactcatgatgggttagaacacatgccactaccagagacaacaacagatacacctcaagacaGATCTTGACAAGATTTCATGTAGCTCAGTTATAGTTCAGGTTAATTCAAGCCCCCGAGTAGTGTGTGAGAGCCTCAACCCACTGgcttgctttttcagcagcctcagactcAACTACTTTGAGTGACAGTCCTCCAAAATCAAAATCCAACAAAAGTGTtgaacacctatctccactggtcttgtgtatgcttgccaacctcgttgCCTTTAGCGTCTTCCTTTCAAAAGCTTTGTCAATcagcatcttcaaagggaattgttaACTAAATAAGGTTATTTTTACCACTTTTACTCCCTGTTTTCACTGTTGGAGCAATGTTCTTGGCTACAATGTTCTTGACTACTGGAACCTTACACTGTGACATTTATCTCCTGGATGGTCTA
The sequence above is drawn from the Clupea harengus chromosome 19, Ch_v2.0.2, whole genome shotgun sequence genome and encodes:
- the LOC105890365 gene encoding C-Myc-binding protein, producing the protein MAHTGGSESKREQFRRYLEKTGVMDGLTNVLISLYEETEKPNNALDFIKSHLGAAGVESAETEALRLELAELMQKCNMLMEENKELKNRLLQYKPANEDGGAE